The Patagioenas fasciata isolate bPatFas1 chromosome 3, bPatFas1.hap1, whole genome shotgun sequence genome contains a region encoding:
- the SRP9 gene encoding signal recognition particle 9 kDa protein isoform X1, translating to MPHYQAWEEFTRAAEKLYLADPMKVGPGPGLEASRAGSGTGGPPLPAVGRDEVRVVLKYRHCDGNLCIKVTDDVACLLYRTDQAQDVKKIEKFQSQLMRLMVAKESRSAAMETD from the exons ATGCCGCACTACCAGGCCTGGGAGGAGTTCACGCGAGCTGCTGAGAAGCTCTACCTCGCCGACCCCATGAAGGTGGGGCCGGGGCCGGGTCTAGAGGCCTCGCGGGCGGGCAGCGGGACGGGCGGGCCTCCGCTGCCCGCAGTAGGCCGCGATGAG GTGCGGGTTGTTCTCAAGTATCGACATTGTGATGGGAACCTCTGTATCAAAGTAACGGACGATGTAGCT TGTTTGCTGTATAGAACAGACCAGGCGCAAGACGTAAAGAAGATCGAGAAATTCCAGAGTCAGCTAATGCGACTCATGGTGGCTAAGGAATCCCGCAGTGCTGCCATGGAAACAGACTGA
- the SRP9 gene encoding signal recognition particle 9 kDa protein isoform X2, with the protein MPHYQAWEEFTRAAEKLYLADPMKVRVVLKYRHCDGNLCIKVTDDVACLLYRTDQAQDVKKIEKFQSQLMRLMVAKESRSAAMETD; encoded by the exons ATGCCGCACTACCAGGCCTGGGAGGAGTTCACGCGAGCTGCTGAGAAGCTCTACCTCGCCGACCCCATGAAG GTGCGGGTTGTTCTCAAGTATCGACATTGTGATGGGAACCTCTGTATCAAAGTAACGGACGATGTAGCT TGTTTGCTGTATAGAACAGACCAGGCGCAAGACGTAAAGAAGATCGAGAAATTCCAGAGTCAGCTAATGCGACTCATGGTGGCTAAGGAATCCCGCAGTGCTGCCATGGAAACAGACTGA